The Seriola aureovittata isolate HTS-2021-v1 ecotype China chromosome 12, ASM2101889v1, whole genome shotgun sequence genome window below encodes:
- the LOC130178320 gene encoding carboxypeptidase N subunit 2-like — protein sequence MLRDPCNTERKMNKELGLTLFLVLLFCHKGNTESYTSCPYKCQCFTSVQVLCADERMISLPRNMSKQVKDFIVMTSAVAYLLPHTLEESPQLTKIVFLNNALRSIHAQAFDHLTELHELEISGNPWLEHLFLGTFSKQSNLTKLLLNFNRFKAILPGMFDSLKQLETLQMKGNIISDLPTFLFLNLHNLRVLDLSQNKLEGVKRETFSGLAKLEILKINNNLISNLTSDTFHNISQLTELHLEWNKISELAEGTFSALTELEVLNLRGNLLTAFSDKVFGFNASNLRELNLKGNRLTELSSLSDLTSLSDIILSSNQLSQLPEDIFRNITLLENLDLSENQLKFLPERIFNNLFGIKAIHLNRNNLRNLEPKLFEDQTFIQQLYLSDNQLETLPLGLLEPFAIQHTVRLHGNPWRCDCHMWYLHDWVLRNSLDVEMLDRMLCESPNYLKKQTVASIDKDQLVCQVSKDEMPDLSSCSLQTSSDTMIIKCKVDKCSPLTVKVQFQDHDGNIQEHILKNEHSQCSNETMAENPNQ from the exons ATGCTGCGTGATCCCTGTAACACAGAG CGGAAAATGAACAAAGAATTGGGCCTGACACTGTTCCTGGTGCTGCTTTTCTGTCACAAAGGCAACACAGAGTCATACACCTCTTGTCCGTACAAATGCCAGTGTTTCACTTCGGTCCAAGTGCTGTGTGCAGACGAACGGATGATATCTTTGCCCAGAAACATGTCAAAGCAAGTGAAGGACTTTATTGTAATGACATCAGCTGTGGCGTACCTGCTCCCTCACACTTTAGAGGAGAGCCCCCAACTCACCAAGATTGTCTTCTTAAACAATGCACTGCGAAGTATTCACGCTCAGGCTTTTGATCATCTGACTGAGCTGCACGAGCTGGAGATTAGTGGGAACCCCTGGCTGGAACATTTGTTTCTGGGGACTTTTTCAAAGCAGAGTAACTTGACTAAACTGCTGCTCAACTTCAACAGGTTCAAGGCGATTCTTCCCGGCATGTTTGACTCCCTGAAACAACTAGAAACTTTGCAGATGAAGGGAAACATCATATCAGATCTGCcgacatttctttttctgaatcTCCACAACCTTCGTGTACTGGACTTGTCCCAGAATAAACTTGAAGGAGTGAAAAGAGAGACATTTTCTGGTCTGGCTAAGCTGGAGATCCTGAAAATTAACAACAACCTCATTAGCAATCTTACATCTGACACATTCCACAATATTTCTCAGCTGACGGAGCTTCACCTGGAGTGGAATAAGATATCAGAGCTGGCCGAGGGCACCTTCTCTGCGTTAACTGAGCTGGAGGTGCTGAACCTCCGAGGAAACCTTCTTACAGCCTTCAGCGATAAAGTGTTTGGATTCAACGCCTCAAATTTGAGGGAGCTGAACCTTAAAGGCAACAGACTGACTGAGCTGTCCTCTCTGAGTGATTTGACATCTCTTTCCGACATCATCTTGTCGTCTAACCAGCTCTCTCAACTTCCTGaagacatttttagaaatattaCACTGCTGGAGAATCTGGATCTCTCTGAAAACCAGCTCAAATTTTTGCCTGAAAGAATCTTCAACAATCTATTTGGTATCAAAGCGATCCACCTCAACAGGAACAATCTGAGAAATCTGGAGCCCAAACTGTTTGAGGACCAAACGTTCATTCAGCAGCTCTACTTGTCTGACAACCAGCTGGAAACTCTCCCACTGGGCCTTTTAGAACCTTTCGCCATCCAGCACACAGTGAGGCTGCATGGAAACCCCTGGAGATGCGACTGCCACATGTGGTACCTTCATGACTGGGTGCTGAGAAACAGCCTCGACGTAGAGATGCTGGACAGGATGCTCTGCGAGAGCCCGAActatttgaaaaaacaaacagtcgCCTCCATCGACAAGGACCAGCTGGTGTGTCAGGTGTCTAAAGACGAGATGCCGGATCTCAGCAGCTGTAGCCTCCAAACATCCAGTGATACCATGATCATCAAATGTAAAGTGGATAAATGTTCTCCACTGACTGTGAAGGTGCAGTTTCAGGATCATGATGGAAACATTCAGGAgcatattttgaaaaatgagcaTTCTCAGTGTAGCAATGAGACAATGGCCGAGAACCCCAATCAGTAA
- the cldn1 gene encoding claudin-1: MANAGIQLLGFTLAFLGFVGSIASTVMVEWKASSYAGDNIITAQAMYEGLWKTCVSQSTGQIQCKVYDSLLQLPGMVQGTRGLMLSSILLSFISILVEVVGLRCTTCMADQPEQKDKVALTGGVIFIIAGLLALVGTSWYGHRIAQDFYNPFTPTNSRFEFGSALYVGWGAACLTIIGGGFLCCNCPGKSSGKSPRYPPSHSASQPGRDYV; this comes from the exons ATGGCCAATGCAGGAATCCAGCTTCTTGGCTTCACATTGGCCTTCCTGGGCTTCGTTGGATCAATAGCATCCACAGTGATGGTGGAGTGGAAAGCTTCGTCTTATGCAGGAGACAACATCATCACAGCTCAGGCTATGTATGAAGGCCTGTGGAAGACTTGTGTGTCACAGAGCACGGGTCAGATTCAGTGTAAAGTCTATGATTCACTTCTCCAGCTACCAG GGATGGTACAGGGCACACGCGGGCTGATGTTGTCCTCCATCTTGCTCAGCTTTATTTCCATcttggtggaggtggtgggcTTGAGGTGCACCACCTGCATGGCTGACCAACCTGAGCAGAAGGACAAAGTGGCACTGACTGGAGGGGTCATCTTCATTATCGCTG GTCTGCTTGCTCTGGTGGGAACATCTTGGTATGGCCACAGAATAGCACAGGACTTCTACAACCCATTCACTCCCACTAATTCAAG ATTTGAATTTGGAAGTGCCCTGTATGTTGGATGGGGAGCTGCATGTCTCACTATTATAGGAGGGGGCTTCCTCTGCTGCAACTGCCCCGGCAAGAGCTCAGGGAAATCTCCACGCTACCCACCGTCCCACTCTGCCAGCCAGCCAGGCAGGGACTACGTCTAG